The proteins below are encoded in one region of Bifidobacterium dentium JCM 1195 = DSM 20436:
- a CDS encoding response regulator transcription factor: MLNTSARPSATPRTVLVVEDEPTLATAIAQRITAEGWTARVASDGASAVQAATQLRPDLVIMDIMLPVMDGLEATKRIVAERPVPVLILTARDDEADKVIGLGAGADDYMTKPFSMRELIARCKALLRRVDRAKVIAKNSENEKILDFGSLVIDPAQRIVTVNGEQVHLTPTEFDLLATLARKPKSVLTREKLLEEVWDWVDASGTRTVDSHVKALRHKLGSQTIRTVHGVGYAFEPPEQ; encoded by the coding sequence ATGCTCAACACATCAGCACGACCTTCGGCCACCCCACGTACCGTTTTGGTGGTCGAGGATGAACCAACGTTGGCCACTGCCATCGCGCAGCGCATTACCGCGGAAGGATGGACGGCCCGCGTGGCCTCCGACGGCGCGAGCGCCGTACAGGCTGCCACGCAGCTACGTCCCGATCTGGTGATCATGGACATCATGTTGCCGGTGATGGACGGTCTTGAAGCGACCAAGCGCATCGTGGCGGAACGTCCGGTTCCCGTGCTGATCCTGACGGCGCGGGACGACGAGGCCGATAAGGTCATCGGTCTCGGTGCCGGAGCCGATGACTACATGACCAAGCCGTTCTCCATGCGCGAGCTCATCGCACGCTGCAAGGCGTTGCTTCGCCGCGTAGACCGTGCCAAGGTCATCGCGAAGAACTCCGAAAACGAGAAGATCCTCGATTTCGGTTCGCTGGTCATCGATCCGGCGCAACGCATCGTCACCGTCAATGGCGAGCAGGTGCATCTGACTCCCACGGAATTCGACCTGTTGGCCACGCTGGCCCGCAAGCCCAAGTCCGTGCTCACCCGTGAGAAGCTGCTCGAAGAAGTGTGGGACTGGGTGGATGCCTCCGGCACCCGCACCGTGGACTCGCATGTCAAGGCATTGCGCCACAAGCTGGGTTCGCAGACCATTCGCACCGTACATGGCGTCGGCTATGCATTCGAGCCACCGGAGCAGTAG
- the glgB gene encoding 1,4-alpha-glucan branching protein GlgB, whose product MATESKIKEDVVAVPVAQGDLDAVSNGTFYNPHEVLGGHLGSDKHEDVVTIRVLRPLAKSVTIITQNAETEAVHEFNGVFIALVKAIRNDDSYGVPDYRIRTEYEDGTVVVSDDPYRYLPTIGDMDMYLFGEGRHERLWEALGAHVLRYDDPMGSADGTPGEQVVGTAFTVWAPNAHAVRVVGDFNGWNGRTHAMRELGSSGVWELFVPGVGDGEIYKYEILNANNEWTMKADPMERSHEIPPRTGSVVVDSEHEWHDEAWMAKRAVTDPHNGPVSIYEVHAGSWRKDVHNYRELADKLVPYVAEEGFTHVEFMPLAEHPFSGSWGYQVTGYYAVDSRLGGPDDFKYLVDKLHEAGIGVIMDWVPAHFPKDAFALGRFDGTPLYEDPDPMRGEHPDWGTYVFNFGRREVRNFLVANACFWLDEYHVDALRVDAVSSMLYLDYSREPGQWHPNIYGGRENLEAIDFLKEANATAYKNNPGIMMIAEESTAYPGITAPTDAGGLGFGLKWNMGWMHDTLQYLHEEPINRKWHHNEITFSMVYAYSEHYVLPISHDEVVYGKGSVFGKMPGNDWQRYAGVRALFAYQWAHPGKNLSFMGNEVAQYGEWDHDGSVDWDALNWPDHRGVKKLVADLNALYKESPALWSQDFEPAGFQWLTSDDADHNTLSFVRIGKDGEQMVVVVNFSGEAWQDYQVPLTKGGKWTEVLTTDDKIYGGSDIHNGTFEAVEGEYHSRDWSATITVPALGAVFLKPEL is encoded by the coding sequence ATGGCTACAGAATCCAAGATCAAAGAAGATGTCGTTGCCGTTCCTGTTGCTCAGGGCGACCTGGATGCAGTAAGCAACGGTACGTTTTACAATCCGCATGAGGTGCTCGGCGGGCATCTCGGGTCCGACAAGCACGAGGATGTCGTCACGATCCGCGTGTTGCGTCCGCTGGCGAAATCCGTGACGATCATCACGCAGAACGCCGAGACCGAGGCGGTTCATGAATTCAATGGCGTGTTCATAGCCCTCGTCAAGGCGATTCGGAACGATGACAGCTATGGTGTGCCGGACTACCGCATCCGCACTGAATACGAAGACGGTACCGTGGTGGTGTCCGACGATCCGTACCGTTACCTGCCCACCATCGGCGACATGGATATGTACCTGTTCGGCGAAGGCCGTCACGAACGGTTGTGGGAGGCTCTCGGCGCGCATGTGCTGCGCTACGACGATCCCATGGGTTCCGCGGATGGTACGCCCGGCGAACAGGTGGTCGGCACCGCATTCACCGTATGGGCTCCGAATGCGCATGCCGTACGCGTGGTCGGCGACTTCAACGGTTGGAACGGCCGTACGCACGCCATGCGCGAGCTGGGTTCCTCAGGCGTCTGGGAATTGTTCGTGCCAGGTGTCGGCGACGGTGAGATCTACAAGTACGAGATTCTCAACGCCAACAACGAGTGGACAATGAAGGCCGACCCGATGGAGCGCTCGCATGAGATTCCGCCGCGTACCGGCTCCGTCGTGGTCGACTCCGAACATGAATGGCATGATGAGGCGTGGATGGCCAAGCGCGCCGTCACCGATCCGCACAACGGCCCTGTCAGCATCTATGAGGTGCACGCAGGCAGCTGGCGCAAGGATGTGCACAACTACCGCGAGTTGGCCGACAAACTCGTACCGTACGTGGCCGAAGAGGGCTTCACCCATGTGGAGTTCATGCCGCTGGCCGAGCACCCGTTCTCCGGCTCCTGGGGCTATCAGGTCACTGGCTATTACGCGGTCGACTCCAGACTCGGCGGCCCGGACGACTTCAAATATCTGGTCGACAAACTCCATGAGGCCGGCATCGGCGTAATCATGGATTGGGTTCCGGCCCACTTCCCGAAGGATGCGTTCGCATTGGGCCGTTTCGACGGTACCCCGTTGTATGAAGATCCGGACCCGATGCGTGGCGAGCACCCGGACTGGGGCACCTACGTGTTCAATTTCGGGCGCCGCGAAGTGCGCAACTTCCTGGTGGCCAACGCCTGCTTCTGGCTGGACGAGTATCATGTCGACGCGCTGCGCGTGGACGCGGTCTCGTCGATGCTGTACCTCGATTACAGCCGTGAGCCGGGCCAGTGGCATCCGAACATCTACGGCGGCCGCGAAAACCTTGAGGCCATCGATTTCCTCAAGGAAGCCAACGCCACCGCATATAAGAACAATCCCGGCATCATGATGATCGCCGAAGAATCCACCGCATACCCCGGCATCACCGCACCGACCGATGCCGGAGGCCTCGGCTTCGGCCTCAAGTGGAATATGGGCTGGATGCATGACACCCTGCAATATCTGCACGAGGAGCCCATCAACCGCAAGTGGCATCATAACGAGATCACCTTCTCCATGGTCTACGCGTATTCCGAGCATTATGTGCTGCCCATCAGCCATGACGAGGTCGTATACGGCAAGGGTTCGGTATTCGGCAAGATGCCAGGCAACGACTGGCAACGTTATGCCGGTGTACGCGCCCTGTTCGCCTACCAGTGGGCCCATCCGGGCAAGAACCTGTCCTTCATGGGCAACGAGGTGGCCCAGTATGGCGAGTGGGACCATGACGGCTCCGTGGATTGGGATGCGCTCAATTGGCCCGATCATCGCGGCGTGAAGAAGCTCGTCGCCGATCTCAATGCGCTCTATAAGGAATCGCCTGCACTGTGGAGCCAGGATTTCGAACCGGCCGGCTTCCAGTGGCTCACCAGCGATGATGCCGACCACAATACGTTAAGCTTTGTGCGAATCGGCAAGGATGGCGAGCAGATGGTCGTCGTCGTGAACTTCTCCGGCGAAGCCTGGCAGGATTACCAGGTGCCGCTCACCAAGGGTGGCAAGTGGACCGAGGTGCTGACCACCGACGACAAGATTTACGGCGGATCCGACATCCATAACGGCACGTTCGAAGCGGTCGAAGGCGAATACCATTCGCGCGATTGGTCCGCAACCATCACCGTTCCGGCTTTGGGCGCAGTATTCTTGAAGCCAGAACTCTGA
- a CDS encoding CarD family transcriptional regulator, translating into MGYKVGDMVVYPRHGAAKVEAITERTVKGVTREYLQLSVLSSDGLVINVPVDNAKKVGVRDIVDANEVAKVFEILRTPIIEKEMNWSRRYKLNVEKIATGDVNKIAEVVRDLAQRDVDEHGLSAGEKRMLTKARSILTSEISLSEHLEEGEAQRLLDVNLGYEAPQPGDDQHHTEAPQEAAMDTLARVEAEGKKSKKK; encoded by the coding sequence ATGGGTTACAAGGTCGGCGACATGGTCGTCTATCCACGTCACGGCGCTGCGAAGGTGGAGGCCATAACCGAGCGGACGGTCAAGGGGGTTACCCGTGAATACCTGCAGCTGTCGGTATTGTCGTCTGACGGTTTGGTCATCAATGTTCCGGTGGACAACGCCAAAAAAGTCGGCGTGCGCGACATCGTCGATGCCAACGAGGTGGCGAAGGTCTTTGAGATCCTGCGCACTCCGATCATCGAAAAGGAAATGAACTGGTCCCGTCGTTACAAGCTGAACGTCGAGAAGATCGCCACCGGTGACGTCAACAAGATCGCCGAAGTGGTGCGTGATCTGGCGCAGCGGGACGTGGATGAGCATGGTCTGTCCGCCGGTGAGAAGCGTATGCTTACGAAAGCCCGTAGCATCCTCACCTCCGAGATCTCATTATCTGAGCATCTCGAGGAAGGCGAGGCCCAACGCCTGCTTGACGTGAATCTGGGGTACGAAGCTCCGCAGCCAGGAGACGACCAGCATCACACCGAAGCCCCGCAGGAGGCCGCGATGGATACGTTGGCCCGTGTTGAGGCCGAAGGCAAGAAGTCCAAGAAGAAGTAA
- the ispF gene encoding 2-C-methyl-D-erythritol 2,4-cyclodiphosphate synthase: MRIGQGFDAHRFADSNAGRPLWLACLHWEGDGIAGDSDGDVVAHALIDALLAAAHLGDIGTLFGVGENSDGAGKHGAEMLRTAVGYLKDHGMRPISASVVIIANRPKIGTRRMEAEAVLSAAIGCEVSVTATTTDGMGFTGSGEGVAAIANALVEPVE, encoded by the coding sequence ATGCGCATCGGTCAAGGTTTCGACGCCCATCGATTCGCTGATTCCAATGCAGGCAGGCCGTTATGGCTTGCCTGTTTGCATTGGGAGGGTGATGGCATAGCGGGTGATTCCGATGGTGACGTCGTCGCACATGCGCTGATCGACGCATTGCTGGCAGCCGCGCACCTTGGTGATATCGGAACGTTGTTCGGCGTGGGCGAAAATTCCGACGGTGCCGGCAAACATGGTGCCGAAATGCTGCGTACCGCTGTCGGCTATCTGAAGGACCATGGTATGCGGCCGATAAGTGCCAGCGTGGTAATCATCGCCAATCGCCCGAAGATCGGCACGCGTCGCATGGAGGCGGAAGCGGTGTTGTCTGCAGCGATCGGTTGCGAGGTGTCGGTGACGGCCACCACTACGGATGGCATGGGATTCACCGGTTCGGGGGAGGGCGTAGCCGCCATCGCCAACGCCCTTGTGGAACCGGTGGAGTAG
- a CDS encoding metal ABC transporter permease has translation MSHTAFAFDPDWMSTLTAPFMANAFLAGLCIALAAGVMGYFTIARHSTFASHALAHIGLPGATGAILIGLPVSVGMGIFALGGALVIGALGKKASQREIATGTVLAFATGMGLFFARLSSSASQQMQSILFGSILTITTGQIIGFAVFDIVLLAVLALIYRPLLFSSLDEQVAQAKGVPVGLMNIAFMAIMAGVITIAVPAVGTLLIFALVITPAATANILAGSPFKAMVIASAICLVSIWGGLILSAMFPAPPSFIIVTISTLFWAITKAVGALNRR, from the coding sequence ATGAGCCACACCGCATTCGCATTCGACCCGGACTGGATGTCGACGCTGACGGCACCATTCATGGCCAACGCATTTCTCGCCGGATTGTGCATCGCCCTGGCTGCGGGTGTGATGGGATACTTCACCATCGCACGCCATTCCACATTCGCTTCGCACGCCTTGGCGCATATCGGACTGCCTGGAGCCACCGGTGCGATATTGATTGGACTGCCGGTCTCCGTCGGCATGGGGATATTCGCTCTCGGCGGGGCTTTGGTCATCGGAGCCCTCGGCAAGAAGGCGTCGCAACGCGAAATCGCCACCGGCACTGTGTTGGCCTTCGCCACTGGCATGGGTCTGTTTTTTGCCAGACTCTCAAGTTCCGCCTCGCAACAGATGCAGTCGATTCTATTCGGATCGATTCTGACCATCACCACCGGCCAGATCATCGGCTTCGCCGTCTTCGACATCGTGCTGTTGGCGGTGTTGGCGCTCATCTACCGTCCACTGCTGTTCAGCTCATTGGATGAGCAGGTGGCTCAGGCCAAGGGCGTGCCCGTCGGCCTGATGAACATCGCGTTCATGGCGATCATGGCCGGCGTGATTACCATCGCCGTGCCCGCCGTGGGTACGTTGCTGATTTTCGCATTGGTCATCACCCCTGCCGCGACCGCGAACATTCTCGCGGGTTCGCCGTTCAAAGCGATGGTCATCGCCAGTGCGATCTGCCTGGTCTCCATCTGGGGCGGCTTGATCCTGTCCGCGATGTTCCCAGCTCCCCCGAGCTTCATCATCGTGACCATCTCCACCTTGTTCTGGGCCATTACCAAGGCAGTGGGTGCGCTGAATAGAAGATAG